GGTATTTTGTTTGTGGTCTTTTAATATCTGGCATTTCATTAGCATTAATGCCATTCTTCGGCAATTACTGGGTTATAGCGGCAGTGTGCTCTGTGTTTGGCTTAGCCTCCGGAACTTATGTTGGTATAACGGCTATAGTCATGGCAGATCTTCTCGGCGAAGAGCGATTGCAATCCTCTTATGGAATATCTTTATTTGTAAATGGTGTCTTGCAGCTTATAGGGCCCCCTATTTGTGGACTTTGGTTTGAAGCTACTAAGTCGTACGTTTCgctgtttttcagtttagGGGTCATTTTAACTGGTGGCTCGAGTCTCTGGAGCTTTGTTccatgtattaaaaaaaaaaatattgctaaTGAGTCTTCAGAtgaagaaggaaaaagaagtAATATAAATTCTCTCTCAAAATGAAGCTTTTCTTTTAAGTTACGTAGACAGATTAACTTGggcattaatatatttaatactgTTTTAACTCTTTCCACGAACATTGCCTTTGTAAATGTTCAGATATAAGTACCGGTTTTTTGTAGATCTAAGTTGTTTATGGTGTGAAGGAGAGGGTCTTAAAAGATTACTTTTGgttaatatttatctttattaaTCCATGCTTCAATAATATCGAAACATTTTCGTGTACCCTTTTTTTAGCACTGtactgataaattttaattaggttAGTATAATTTGAAGCTAACTGGAAAGGAGAGCTCTAGCAACTTTGGGGACCGCTTGAAGATACACCAAATTTAATTCCAGAGACATTCCGCAATGACGATAATAATGTATTGTTCGTTAATTAACCAAATCTTAGTAATTTATGTCAGCGCCTTCATTTACCTTCCATTTAGTTTACGTAAGAGCAGTCTACTACTTTAACATAATACAATGAAAACgtcttttgaatatttgagaTGTTGAATAATGTGaacataataatttcatttactaTCAAGAAAGCAACCGTGGcaccaaaaaaaatcttgctaggatgtacataatttttataccatattttttaatatttacatcaatatttaataggtttcacatatatatttatatgtaaTAATTACCTTTAGTAAGAGTACCTACATCatcgtttattttaatatttcccttGGTGTAAACATAATGAAAGATGATTCCTATTAGAAATGCTGTTGTACCTTTTGCTCGATGATTTGTAATTCGATAGAGGTCgaaatatttatctttaacTATAAATCTTTTATATACAGCAGTGTGATAtctttttactataaaataaataataggtGTATGTatgtttttgctttttatcTAGGCTCACGCTTTAATGAAGAGAAATTAAAGACTAATAAAGAATTATGTGAATGCTTTTGAGCCACATGAGAAGCTTTACCCGCCTGACGTATTTGGTCTGGCTATGTATTCTCAAGTCTGCCGCATGCCGTGAGCCAGTTGTTTAACTGTGCAGGCTCATCCGCGGAACGAACCATCGATGTCCGTGACAGAAAAGACACGCTTGTAGAGATTTCCACGATAGGTTCCGACTCATAAGGTATTGTTCCAGAATCCAATTTCGTGAAATGGTTTGCTTTCCAGTTGCTCGAGACACATAGATGTCTTACAACCCAGGCTTctaaaaagataaaaacttatttggaTTCGAtactaattaaaaagaaatactcatctacaatttttattagaaattgctgaaaaatccataaaaaacTAAGCCTGAAATGATTTTTCTGtacacaaatttatttatatataatacaaaaattacagATATGTAGTATGTACATTCCCTGTTCTTTTATAAATGACTACAACACAGGGACCATTATCAACTCCAAACAATACATTTGACAAGATCTctatgtttttcaaaaaaaattaatagatgcTTCTATTATGGTACAATCCTTACCTAATATTTTAGACAAAGAATATAATCCACTATCACAATATGATTAACTGAATCTTGGgctggattatttaaaaaaataatgggtGTGAAAATTCCAGAGCAAACTATAAATcacttaaaatatatttatgtatgtatatgtacAAGTTAGGAACTTAGAAAATTAAAGTGGTAGCTTTGTGTGTCTAAAAATGCTATACAACAGTATGATCCCATTCAACATCACATTTCTGAAAggtgcaatttttaataaacaatttcaaattaataatagacTTTACACTTGCATACAcaatcacttttttttaacatggaGCTTTTCTACACCCTTAAAGAGCTGGTATTGAATGAACTATTGGCCAGTTTCAGTTTCGTTTggaagatttttaataatgtggcattttaaagaaaaattaaactcaTTTGAACCCTAAATACACTTGTAGTGCATTTAGTGTTATTTCCCCTCTCAGTTTAACCACATATAGAGGGGATTTGAATTATTGccttcaaattgaaaaaaatgtttagtcTATTGGTTTCCAAgtaacaattttcattttgttattGAGGCTATCTAAAATCATACTACAATGGCTCATCATCTCAGGTGTCAATTTTGTCATTGGGTCCTCTTCATCCTCCTCTTCTAGTTTCTTTTGTCTCTTCCTTCTCAGCTTTGGCTCCTTTTTATCTAGTGATTCATCCTCGTCATCATCTTCATCATTTTTTGATTCGCTCAGTCgcttttttaactaaaataaaacattttgattaCTTAAACCTATATCCTTGACGTTTTATGaacattacttttttaatgtgtttgtCATATTCTAAGGCATCATAATAATTAGGTTTCTCACGACGAACTCTTGCAGTTCTCCTTAAGTAGTCTGCTTCTAATGCAAATTCTCTTGCAATCCTCCGAGCATTGTAAAAAAAGTGCCCACAAGGGCATGATTTGCATGCAACTGGAACctttataaaataaactacatttttaaggcaaaaaaatgaatctcaataaaaaaacaaaataatatagaGGATGTCCCAGATATGGGAGCTGTCCTActgctttttttatataaccaGCAACATCGCCttggcaaaaatatttttcataaagctTCATAAAGCAAGACAAATTATATTTGCAAATATAGGAAGCAATCATGTgttccatttttaataaatatttaatattcaattaacTGAATTTTTCTGTGTATTGGTTGAAAGTTTTGCTACaaatcatataaattttaaatcataacaTTGTTCTCATCTAAGTTTATAAGTTGAAAGTAAAAGGTTCGGATagcatttcaaaattaataaataagacaattttttaattcttgtgATTTTTGGTAAACacttttatttaatagttCAATACTGACTACAATGTGGCACAAATTTAGGCCTTCACAAAAAGTGTATGTGCATTCGTAAAATGTGTGGTTTACAGTTTGCAGTTTGAAGCACATGATTATTAGAAGTTATAAGGGACTTACCTGGCCTTTACAGGCTGGACAGATCTTTGCAATCATTTTGGCTCTAGGCATCGTAACAGTCTCCACAATTCTGAAACCctttaaaaggattttttacAGCCAAAAGCGtcctttatttaaacaatatattttccaGGACATTTTGCCCTGAAATTTCAGAGTTATCAATCTTTGTAAAGAAAATGTTGtgtaacaattaaattactaaaatagGTAGCTTTggctttttttaattgcgaaCAATTCGACAAACAATAATTTCTTGAATACTcagaacaataaataaataaacaactattaaaaaatatcgtgACGTCACGTCACGACgtcaaagagaaaaaaaaattaaggaataaatattttgactcTGAGTAAATAAATTCAGTTGGAGGATATACCTCTCCTTGTTTCATATGTAGTTTCTATGCGAGACCAAAAGGAAAGGACTACTTTGGTTAGCAGTTTTATAgataaagcaataaaaaatacttacaaaTAGGTTCTTTGTTAAACAGCATTGATTTCTTGTTCTCGGCATTTTCGGATAATTCATGCTGAAGCACTTAGGAATCCTTTAAATAATCTATTTTGCACCAAAGTTTAACTTTACGTAAGAAAATTaagataattaaagaaaaaataatgcacATTGCAGATTACAGGCATTAGTggctaaaattaatttaaattggaaCAGGGAGCATCTTTTCACTTTTCTATACCCATAATGTTTTCGAATTTCTTCAAGAGAGGTCGCTTTGGGATCAATATGTGCCAATTGTTGCATGTAATGAAttaatatctttaattttctcctggtaataacaaatatcaattccaaaatttttattgactcaAGATGTATTCGATGTTTTAGCAGTAATATGTTTATTTGTATTCCGAGTTCAGCGTATTTCATTTTGTTCCTTGAGGACTTTAAAGGCATATCACAACATAGTcaaggaaacatttttttttgtgatgtaATGAtgacaaatgttttttttattatgttattaaacaattgtctttaattaatttgtacaACAAAGCAATTTCAAATACTTTCGCAGTTTGTAATGTGTATTTGCGTATATTATATTTGGTAATGGCATATTTTGAATGCTGATTATTTCGCGGGTAAACATCAAATTGTCAATGTTGTCAAAAGTTCTCGCATCATCCGCTAGGTTTCGAAGGTCTCTTTGGAAAAAGTGTTTGTCGAAGGAAAAGTAGTTCTCGagttttatcgaaattttctcaatttttgaacGCTAAAATTGCTTTAGACTTTAAAACAGAAGTTGTGTATCATGTGCTAAAGTTATTTGTTTGTGAATGTGACAGTCAGAGACCATATAGCTATAACGATTTCGGGACAAAGCGAGCGCGTAGGAAGCGGACTTTTACCCATAAACGCTATAACCTCCATTCGTGTTATTGAAGTAGCGACGGAATTAAACTTGTGTCAGATGTGGCTATCGTTttagaaaattcgaaaagtgaCGTCGTGTGATATTTTTTAGGAACATATGCAGTGATACAGTGACATTAACGATTATTTTAGTATGTGTTTGCAAGGACCAGGATGTGAAACGGGCtcccaaaatgaagaaaaatatccGTTGTTGATTATAACGGCGGGGTGTTGGCAACGACTATACAAAGGCTAAAAAGACCGGCAGCAAAACCTCGCCATAAAAATGAGTCAATATCGGCAAGACGGAGGCGGTGGGTCGACCGCAGTGCCCAGCGCCGCCGGTCAGGGCCCTACGACCGCCGGCGCGGGTCCAAACGGGGCTATAGAAGGCGAAACAGAGGCAAATTCGGGCTCGGGAAACAGTGGGGTCCCACCAGAGTCTAACGCTTATTCGACTGAAGGTGCTCCATCGGTGCCTCCGCCGGAAGCCGGTCACGGTTATACTCCGTTTCCCTACGGTTCTGATCACGCGTTTGGGCCAAGGCAGCCGCCGTTAGGGGGCCCCAAACAGTTGCCGCCACCGCCGCCGCATCGGTTTGTATCCGGCCCGCCGTTAAATCAACCCTCGGGTCCCACGCCAACACTCAATCAGCTGTTACAGAACCCAAATCCTGTGCCTCATCGCTATCAAAACAATTATTCACATCCAGAACAGCATTATAATCAATGGCCCCAAAAACACCCGCAAAATTATAATCCGGGTCCTGCACCACCTCCAGGACCTTACAGACAACAACAAGGAGTAAGTATTGTTCTCTTACCTTcaatttagtttattgtttattttctgctAACATTTAACTGAAAACAACTATATATTTcctattttcaactttaactaaataaacatttttactcaGGTTTCACCcttctgaaaaatatatataatggTTCAAATAATGACCTAGACTTTCAGATTTTCTCCTATCAcatacaaattattttatcaaatcaATTCGCTTCTCTAGTATATTTGTATGATAACTTATTTTTGAGAAAGCTTTctatgtctaaaatttctgttaactttaaattttaggaTGTAAATATGGGGTTGATACAAGAGAAATGACCTTGAACTTGTGTACTTACTGAAACATTTAGACTTTAGTATCATCTGacttatatgaaaaaatatatatgttatCTTGTAAAAGTATGAAACAAGTATTTATTTGTGATAGATGGAAATGATTATATATTtggctttttttaatatattagtGTTCCGAAATACAATATTGGCCGGTTCACTATGCACAAAATGCAGccttttttaattggtttggTGTTTTTAGAACACAGAAAATATTACTGGCATGTGTATTTAATACAACAAGTACATGGTTTTTTAAAACCTAATATCTATACactcaataaatttgtaatgaaatataGTGTATCTCAGGTAAGGATGTCCAGTATGAGGATCTACTATCATGAATTCCCCATATTGAACACTTTTATCTTGGATACAGTGTATATAAGTGTTGTTTTCAACAAGGTTTTTGCCGAGATTATAAATAGATGAATGTGTTTTACCTTTTTGCATTATAAAAATTgccaaaatatatttaaaattcatgagcttaaaatacagtttttttatatttctaggtattgtaaattaaaatgatttccATTGAAGcattaatacattatttttcctcACCTTTAACTTTTATGACTAACTTCAAAcaggtgttatttttttagaagtgTTGAAACATGTTTTAGACTctgtttttaaaactatttacaaggaatggtgtttttttaatgaaaatttaacggGCATGGAGTGTTTCAATTCCAGTTTGATAGGTTTTCAAGAATTAGTTGACAGAATTTTAGCTGTTTTCTCTGTGCTTGCAATATTGCCATAATCTAAGCACTTATTACTAATTTCTTATACTctattcataataaattaacaaaccAAAATTACAAAGTGTTAGCACTAGGAAAGGGTGAATGACCTATAAGGAGATGATTAAATTTGTTGGGCTTTTAGTTAATATCATTACATCATAGATCTTTACTTAACTAGAGCTAGGTAGACAGGATATTTAGTCTTGAGGGTTCCCACTTAATCTTCAACCTTTTCCTgacattgtttatttaattctgtGGTTCTCTTGGTTAAATATTGCTTCTAAGACCTCCTTGAAATAAACGattggtaattttttcatagtttttaCCCATTCAAGCAGTTATTTCTTAACACACCTAAATATCTACTTGAAACAGAAGATGTTATTAAATACAAAGATTTGAAGATATCTAATAagataatttttggtaaaccAAACATCCAATTGGATTTTCAAATTCGGcattaaatttcattgtaGTTTTTATgatacttttaaattattgatattttaagcatgacatttttggcactttTGAGTGGCAGGTCTTTGAccttattttcaatattattttctaatttcaaaccgttttattttcattttttgaaaaaaaaaacagaaacatAAGTAGATAAAAGACTCATTTCTTTCAAGTGGGTATTCACTCtacatatatttgaaaataaaaaaaatttgtatatagggcctttggataaaaaaaactgtgaaTGCATAGTTAAAAAATAGTAATGTGCTGCTATATCCTTGTTTTTTAGTATGATATGTGATGCCAgcattaacataaaaatatgttttttcttaaattctaAAGGTCAATAACTTGTACAGTTGAAAGTCAAACTAGACTAGAATATCAAATGCTACTTGAACTATTCTTAGAATCCAGGTGAGAATATGAATAAGAACAAGACAATTCTGTGTAGTATATTATGTTCAATATAATGGCTGTGTCCAGGGTCTGCATGATTTTGATATGTCTTTCATATGAGAGACAGTATGTTAAGTTTTAGAAAttcatttgcattttattattaactccttttgttttttggtatagcatgttttttttgcatttgtaccattttattgtttcaaatagtttttttcaCACTGGTCTACCATCGTTGGAACTTAACAAGATAACTAAACATATTCAGACAGTATTGCCATCATATTTTAGGATATATTGTagaaaattttgctaaataaattttcatctatTCTCTTGCAAATACTTTGAAATAGTGAAAAATAAggtaaaattaaactttttgattAGATGTGATCAGTATACATCacatataataataaacgTCCCATGACTTCAGAAAATTATTAGTAGTGTTCACACTCTAATGGCCTTCATGTGACCCCCCAAAAATTCTAATCTGATTGCTTACATTGTATTTTTTCACCATTAATTGATAGGTTTAAGCCAAAGtcaattataataataacatcctgaaaagttaaata
This region of Euwallacea fornicatus isolate EFF26 chromosome 3, ASM4011564v1, whole genome shotgun sequence genomic DNA includes:
- the LOC136350790 gene encoding UPF0547 protein C16orf87 homolog, whose translation is MPRAKMIAKICPACKGQVPVACKSCPCGHFFYNARRIAREFALEADYLRRTARVRREKPNYYDALEYDKHIKKLKKRLSESKNDEDDDEDESLDKKEPKLRRKRQKKLEEEDEEDPMTKLTPEMMSHCSMILDSLNNKMKIVTWKPID